A section of the Streptomyces sp. NBC_00178 genome encodes:
- the pulA gene encoding pullulanase-type alpha-1,6-glucosidase, whose translation MSRTTLRRGAVAALCAALLPVVPAASASAAPGPPSPPSDAKLAKEPARHDLTREQFYFVLPDRFANGDTSNDRGGLTGSRLETGFDPTDKGFYQGGDLKGLTQRLDYVKGLGTTAIWLAPIFKNRPVQGTGDNASAGYHGYWITDFTQVDPHFGTNADLTKLIDKAHGKGMKVFFDVITNHTADTVDYAEKKYAYKPKGAFPYLDEDGRPFDDAGGMAEVDADSFPYTPENKGKKVPAWLNDTTMYHNRGDSTYAGESTEYGDFSGLDDLWTERPEVVSGMEKIYEKWVRDFRIDGFRIDTVKHVDLDFWTRWATALDDYAAERGRDDFFMFGEVYSADTAITSPYVTRGRLDATLDFPFQEAARQYASQGAPASKLAAVYADDYRYTSDRANAYEQVTFLGNHDMGRIGTFLKQDNPEAGDAELLKRARLADELMFLGRGNPVIYYGDEQGYTGAGGDKDARQTLFASKTADYLDDDQIGTDRTHASDAYDTSHPLYRSVAALSKLTREHPALRDGTQTERYAKDSVHAFSRTDTKRPYEYLVASNNSADARTVKLPTESAGMNFRTLYGGSGSVRSGADKAVEITVPALSSIVLRADKPLGAPATKPSIALKAPAAGATGTVEIGADVDGGDLNRVVFAAQTGDGKWTTLGSADHAPYKVTQHLDASVKAGTPLRYKAVVVDRAGRTASALASTAAGQAPPAPKPVAVDRDQAVVHYKRADGDYEGWQLKSGDTTADFAGRDAYGAFAWIDLDEGASTVPYTVEKGGTPDGPERTVDLARTGQVWIEQGKDEQSAEAPEAPPQDTSKAVLHYHRADGDYAGWGLHTWTGAAAPTDWAKPLQPVRTDAYGVTFEVPLTDGATSLSYILHKGDEKDLPSDQSLDIASYGHEVWMLGGRPGYLLPQTGGAPAPDLAKAEAQWIDANTVVWKVKATEATSQQLVYAEKGGISVVDGALSDEGRWLRLGATELTDAQKARYPHLKDYPAFTVDTRDRDRVRESLRGQLIATQRAANGALLAATGVQTAGVLDELYGKAASGAALGPVFREGSPTLSVWAPTARTVSLELDGRTVPMRRDDRTGVWAVTGTKSWTGKPYRYAVQVWAPTVQKLVTNKVTDPYSTALTTDSARSLVVDLDDPKLAPNGWSRLRKPAAVPLRDAQIQELHVRDFSITDPTSGHPGEYLAFTDTRSDGMKHLKELADSGTSYVHLLPVFDIGTIPEKKSDRQQPACDLSVYAPDSEEQQACVTKAAAKDGFNWGYDPLHYTVPEGSYASDPDGTKRTVEFRRMVQGLNGAGLRTVMDVVYNHTVAAGQDDKSVLDRIVPGYYQRLLEDGTVATSTCCANTATENTMMGKLVVDSVVTWAREYKVDGFRFDLMGHHPKANILAVREALDELTPAKDGVDGKKIILYGEGWNFGEIADDARFVQATQKNMATTGVATFSDRARDAVRGGGPFDEDPRVQGFASGLYTDPNTSAANGTEAEQKARLLHYQDLIKVGLTGNLADYTFTDTRGRTVKGSAVDYNGAPAGYAAAPGDALAYADAHDNETLYDALAFKLPADTPAADRARMQVVAMATAVLSQGPSLSQAGTDLLRSKSLDRNSYDSGDWFNALHWDCRKGNGFGRGLPPAADNKDKWTYGKPLLTSAALTPGCAEITGASAAYQDLLTIRTTERDFGLTTTAQVQDTLSFPLSGTEETPGVITMRLGGLVVVLNATPDTRSQTVPGLAGKSYALHPVQAAGSDATVRKSSYERTSGSFTVPGRTVAVFSAR comes from the coding sequence GTGTCCCGAACCACCCTCCGCCGGGGAGCCGTCGCCGCACTGTGCGCGGCGCTGCTGCCCGTCGTACCGGCGGCCTCCGCGTCCGCCGCGCCCGGACCGCCGTCCCCGCCCTCGGACGCGAAGCTCGCGAAGGAGCCGGCCAGGCACGACCTGACCCGCGAGCAGTTCTACTTCGTGCTGCCCGACCGGTTCGCGAACGGAGACACCTCCAACGACCGGGGCGGTCTCACCGGCTCGCGGCTGGAGACGGGCTTCGACCCCACGGACAAGGGGTTCTACCAGGGCGGCGACCTCAAGGGCCTCACCCAGCGGCTCGACTACGTCAAGGGCCTCGGTACCACCGCGATCTGGCTCGCGCCGATCTTCAAGAACCGGCCCGTGCAGGGCACCGGGGACAACGCCTCGGCCGGTTACCACGGCTACTGGATCACCGACTTCACCCAGGTCGACCCGCACTTCGGGACGAACGCCGATCTCACGAAGCTGATCGACAAGGCCCACGGCAAGGGCATGAAGGTCTTCTTCGACGTCATCACCAACCACACGGCCGACACCGTCGACTACGCCGAGAAGAAGTACGCCTACAAGCCCAAGGGCGCTTTCCCCTATCTCGACGAGGACGGGCGTCCGTTCGACGACGCCGGGGGCATGGCGGAGGTGGACGCCGACTCGTTCCCCTACACCCCCGAGAACAAGGGGAAGAAGGTCCCGGCCTGGCTCAACGACACCACGATGTACCACAACCGGGGTGACTCGACCTATGCCGGCGAGTCCACCGAGTACGGCGACTTCTCCGGTCTCGACGACCTGTGGACCGAGCGCCCCGAGGTCGTCTCCGGCATGGAGAAGATCTACGAGAAGTGGGTCCGCGACTTCCGCATCGACGGCTTCCGCATCGACACGGTCAAGCACGTCGACCTGGACTTCTGGACCCGGTGGGCGACCGCGCTCGACGACTACGCGGCCGAGCGCGGCCGGGACGACTTCTTCATGTTCGGCGAGGTCTACTCCGCCGACACCGCGATCACCTCGCCGTACGTCACCCGGGGCCGTCTCGACGCCACCCTCGACTTCCCCTTCCAGGAAGCCGCCCGGCAGTACGCCTCACAGGGCGCCCCGGCCTCGAAGCTCGCCGCCGTCTACGCCGACGACTACCGCTACACCAGCGACAGGGCCAACGCCTACGAGCAGGTGACCTTCCTCGGCAACCACGACATGGGCCGCATCGGGACCTTCCTGAAGCAGGACAACCCGGAGGCCGGCGACGCCGAACTCCTCAAGCGCGCCCGCCTCGCCGACGAGCTGATGTTCCTCGGCCGCGGGAACCCGGTCATCTACTACGGCGACGAGCAGGGCTACACCGGTGCGGGCGGTGACAAGGACGCCCGGCAGACGCTCTTCGCCTCGAAGACCGCCGACTACCTCGACGACGACCAGATCGGCACCGACCGCACCCACGCGTCCGACGCGTACGACACCTCACACCCTCTCTACCGGTCCGTAGCCGCCCTCTCGAAGCTCACCCGGGAGCACCCGGCCCTGCGCGACGGCACCCAGACCGAGCGCTACGCCAAGGACTCCGTCCACGCCTTCTCGCGTACGGACACCAAGCGCCCGTACGAATACCTCGTCGCGTCCAACAACAGCGCCGACGCGCGGACGGTGAAGCTCCCCACCGAGTCGGCCGGCATGAACTTCCGCACGCTGTACGGCGGTTCCGGCTCCGTCCGCAGCGGCGCCGACAAAGCCGTCGAGATCACCGTGCCCGCGCTGTCCAGCATCGTGCTCCGTGCCGACAAGCCGCTCGGCGCCCCCGCCACCAAGCCCTCGATCGCCCTGAAGGCACCGGCCGCCGGAGCGACCGGCACCGTGGAGATCGGCGCCGACGTCGACGGCGGCGACCTGAACCGCGTCGTGTTCGCCGCACAGACCGGTGACGGGAAGTGGACCACCCTCGGCTCCGCCGACCACGCCCCCTACAAGGTCACCCAGCACCTGGACGCCTCGGTGAAGGCCGGGACCCCGCTGCGCTACAAGGCCGTCGTCGTCGACCGCGCGGGACGCACCGCGAGCGCCCTCGCCTCCACGGCCGCCGGCCAGGCCCCGCCCGCCCCGAAGCCCGTCGCCGTCGACCGCGACCAGGCCGTCGTCCACTACAAGCGCGCGGACGGCGACTACGAGGGCTGGCAACTCAAGTCCGGGGACACGACCGCGGACTTCGCCGGACGGGACGCCTACGGCGCCTTCGCCTGGATCGACCTCGACGAAGGCGCCAGCACCGTGCCGTACACCGTCGAGAAGGGCGGTACTCCCGACGGGCCCGAGCGGACCGTCGACCTCGCGAGGACCGGCCAGGTCTGGATCGAGCAGGGCAAGGACGAACAGTCCGCCGAGGCCCCCGAAGCCCCTCCCCAGGACACCTCCAAGGCCGTCCTGCACTACCACCGGGCCGACGGCGACTACGCCGGCTGGGGCCTGCACACCTGGACCGGGGCCGCCGCCCCCACGGACTGGGCCAAGCCGCTGCAGCCGGTGAGGACCGACGCGTACGGCGTGACCTTCGAGGTCCCGCTCACCGACGGCGCCACCTCACTCAGCTACATCCTCCACAAGGGCGACGAGAAGGACCTCCCCAGCGACCAGTCCCTCGACATCGCCTCCTACGGGCACGAGGTCTGGATGCTCGGCGGCCGGCCCGGCTACCTGCTCCCGCAGACGGGCGGCGCCCCGGCGCCCGACCTCGCCAAGGCCGAAGCCCAGTGGATCGACGCGAACACCGTCGTCTGGAAGGTGAAGGCCACCGAAGCCACCAGCCAGCAGCTCGTGTACGCGGAGAAGGGCGGCATCTCCGTCGTCGACGGCGCCCTGTCCGACGAGGGGCGGTGGCTCCGCCTCGGCGCCACCGAGCTCACCGACGCGCAGAAGGCCAGGTACCCGCACCTCAAGGACTATCCGGCCTTCACCGTCGACACCCGGGACCGGGACCGCGTCCGTGAGTCGCTGCGCGGCCAGCTGATCGCCACCCAGCGCGCAGCCAACGGCGCCCTGCTCGCCGCCACCGGCGTCCAGACCGCCGGAGTGCTGGACGAGCTGTACGGGAAGGCGGCGAGCGGCGCCGCCCTCGGCCCGGTCTTCCGCGAGGGCAGCCCGACGCTGTCCGTCTGGGCACCCACCGCCCGCACGGTCTCCCTCGAACTCGACGGCAGGACCGTCCCGATGCGGCGCGACGACCGCACCGGCGTCTGGGCGGTCACCGGCACGAAGTCCTGGACGGGCAAGCCCTACCGCTACGCCGTCCAGGTCTGGGCGCCCACCGTCCAGAAGCTGGTCACCAACAAGGTCACCGACCCCTACTCCACCGCCCTGACCACCGACTCCGCCCGCAGCCTCGTCGTCGACCTCGACGACCCGAAGCTCGCGCCCAACGGCTGGTCCCGGCTGAGGAAGCCCGCCGCCGTCCCGCTGCGCGACGCCCAGATCCAGGAGCTGCACGTCCGCGACTTCTCGATCACGGACCCCACGTCCGGGCACCCCGGGGAGTACCTCGCCTTCACCGACACCCGCTCCGACGGGATGAAGCACCTGAAGGAGCTCGCGGACTCCGGCACCAGCTACGTGCACCTGCTGCCCGTCTTCGACATCGGGACCATCCCGGAGAAGAAGTCCGACCGGCAGCAGCCCGCCTGCGACCTGTCCGTGTACGCCCCCGACTCCGAGGAGCAGCAGGCCTGCGTCACGAAGGCGGCGGCGAAGGACGGCTTCAACTGGGGCTACGACCCCCTGCACTACACGGTCCCCGAAGGCTCCTACGCCTCCGACCCCGACGGGACGAAGCGCACCGTCGAATTCCGGCGGATGGTCCAGGGGCTCAACGGCGCCGGACTGCGGACCGTGATGGACGTCGTGTACAACCACACCGTCGCCGCCGGCCAGGACGACAAGTCCGTCCTCGACAGGATCGTGCCCGGCTACTACCAGCGGCTCCTGGAGGACGGCACGGTCGCCACCTCGACCTGCTGCGCCAACACCGCGACCGAGAACACGATGATGGGCAAGCTCGTCGTCGACTCGGTCGTGACCTGGGCCAGGGAGTACAAGGTCGACGGCTTCCGCTTCGACCTCATGGGACACCACCCCAAGGCCAACATCCTCGCCGTCCGCGAGGCGCTCGACGAGCTGACCCCCGCCAAGGACGGCGTCGACGGCAAGAAGATCATCCTGTACGGCGAGGGCTGGAACTTCGGTGAGATCGCCGACGACGCCCGCTTCGTCCAGGCCACCCAGAAGAACATGGCCACAACCGGCGTCGCCACCTTCTCCGACCGGGCCCGCGACGCCGTGCGCGGCGGCGGCCCCTTCGACGAGGACCCCCGGGTCCAGGGCTTCGCCTCCGGCCTCTACACCGACCCCAACACCTCGGCCGCCAACGGTACCGAGGCCGAGCAGAAGGCGCGGCTCCTCCACTACCAGGACCTGATCAAGGTCGGCCTCACCGGCAACCTCGCCGACTACACCTTCACCGACACCCGGGGCCGCACCGTCAAGGGATCGGCGGTCGACTACAACGGCGCCCCCGCCGGATACGCGGCGGCACCCGGCGACGCCCTCGCCTACGCCGACGCCCACGACAACGAAACCCTCTACGACGCCCTCGCCTTCAAGCTCCCGGCGGACACCCCGGCCGCCGACCGGGCCCGCATGCAGGTCGTCGCGATGGCGACCGCCGTCCTCTCCCAGGGCCCGTCGCTCTCCCAGGCGGGCACCGACCTGCTGCGCTCCAAGTCGCTGGACCGCAACTCCTACGACAGCGGTGACTGGTTCAACGCGCTGCACTGGGACTGCCGCAAGGGCAACGGCTTCGGCCGGGGGCTGCCACCGGCCGCCGACAACAAGGACAAGTGGACCTACGGCAAGCCGCTGCTGACCTCCGCCGCGCTCACCCCCGGGTGCGCGGAGATCACGGGCGCGTCCGCCGCGTACCAGGACCTGCTGACCATCCGGACCACGGAGCGGGACTTCGGCCTCACCACCACGGCCCAGGTGCAGGACACCCTGTCCTTCCCGCTCTCCGGCACCGAGGAGACGCCCGGTGTCATCACCATGCGCCTCGGCGGGCTCGTCGTCGTCCTGAACGCCACCCCGGACACGCGGAGCCAGACCGTCCCCGGCCTGGCCGGAAAGTCCTACGCCCTGCACCCGGTCCAGGCCGCGGGCTCGGACGCCACCGTCCGGAAGTCCTCGTACGAAAGGACGTCGGGCAGCTTCACCGTGCCGGGACGCACGGTCGCCGTGTTCTCCGCGCGCTGA
- a CDS encoding carbohydrate-binding module family 20 domain-containing protein: MARRSLSAALALATGAAVLAIPAGTAQAAPPGGKDVTAVMFEWKFASVAKACTDSLGPAGYGFVQVSPPQEHIQGGQWWTSYQPVSYKIVGRLGDRTAFANMVNTCHSAGVKVIADSVINHMSAGSGTGTGGSSYGKYDYPGLYSVNDMNDCQAQISNYGDRANVQNCELVGLADLDTGEDYVRGRIAGYLNDLLSLGVDGFRIDAAKHMPAADLANIKSRLSNTGVYWKHEAIHGAGEAVSPSEYLGSGDVQEFRYARSLKQVFNNENLANLKNFGEGWGFMESGKSAVFVDNHDTERGGDTLNYKDGAKYTLASVFMLAYPYGSPDVHSGYEWSDKDAGPPNGGQVNACYSDGWKCQHAWREISSMVGFRNAARGQAVSNWWDNGGDQIAFGRGSKAYVAINHEGSSLTRTFQTSLPAGDYCDVQSGRGVTVNGSGQFTATLGAGTAVALHAGARTCAGGGTTPDPDPGNGQSGASFGVNATTQLGQNIYVTGNQPALGNWAPGSALKLDPATYPVWKLDVALPAGTSFEYKYLRKDASGNVTWESGANRTATVPSSGKVTLTADVWRS, from the coding sequence ATGGCACGCAGATCCCTGTCTGCCGCGCTCGCCCTCGCCACGGGCGCCGCCGTCCTCGCCATACCCGCCGGCACCGCCCAGGCCGCGCCGCCCGGCGGCAAGGACGTCACCGCCGTGATGTTCGAGTGGAAGTTCGCCTCCGTGGCGAAGGCCTGCACCGACAGCCTCGGGCCCGCCGGTTACGGCTTCGTCCAGGTCTCCCCGCCCCAGGAGCACATCCAGGGCGGCCAGTGGTGGACCTCGTACCAGCCCGTCAGCTACAAGATCGTCGGACGTCTCGGCGACCGCACCGCCTTCGCGAACATGGTGAACACCTGCCATTCCGCGGGCGTGAAGGTCATCGCCGACTCGGTCATCAACCACATGTCGGCCGGTTCGGGCACCGGCACGGGTGGCTCCTCGTACGGCAAGTACGACTACCCGGGGCTCTACTCGGTCAACGACATGAACGACTGCCAGGCGCAGATCAGCAACTACGGCGACCGCGCCAACGTCCAGAACTGCGAACTGGTCGGTCTGGCCGACCTGGACACGGGCGAGGACTACGTACGCGGCAGGATCGCCGGTTACCTCAACGACCTGCTGTCCCTCGGCGTCGACGGCTTCCGGATCGACGCCGCCAAGCACATGCCGGCCGCCGACCTCGCGAACATCAAGTCCCGGCTGAGCAACACCGGCGTCTACTGGAAGCACGAGGCGATCCACGGAGCCGGCGAGGCGGTGTCGCCCTCGGAGTACCTCGGCAGCGGCGACGTGCAGGAGTTCCGCTACGCCCGCAGCCTCAAGCAGGTCTTCAACAACGAGAACCTCGCCAACCTCAAGAACTTCGGCGAGGGCTGGGGCTTCATGGAGTCGGGGAAGTCCGCGGTCTTCGTCGACAACCACGACACCGAGCGCGGCGGGGACACCCTGAACTACAAGGACGGCGCCAAGTACACCCTGGCGAGCGTCTTCATGCTGGCGTACCCCTACGGCTCCCCGGACGTCCACTCCGGCTACGAGTGGTCCGACAAGGACGCGGGTCCGCCCAACGGCGGCCAGGTCAACGCCTGTTACAGCGACGGCTGGAAATGCCAGCACGCCTGGCGCGAGATCTCCTCCATGGTCGGCTTCCGCAACGCCGCCCGCGGTCAGGCCGTCTCGAACTGGTGGGACAACGGCGGCGACCAGATCGCCTTCGGCCGCGGCTCCAAGGCCTACGTGGCGATCAACCACGAAGGCTCCTCGCTGACCCGGACCTTCCAGACCTCACTGCCCGCCGGTGACTACTGCGACGTCCAGTCCGGCAGGGGCGTCACCGTCAACGGTTCCGGCCAGTTCACCGCCACCCTGGGCGCCGGCACCGCCGTGGCCCTGCACGCCGGAGCCCGGACCTGCGCCGGCGGCGGCACGACCCCCGACCCGGACCCGGGCAACGGACAGTCCGGAGCCTCCTTCGGCGTCAACGCCACCACCCAGCTCGGCCAGAACATCTACGTCACCGGGAACCAGCCGGCCCTCGGCAACTGGGCGCCCGGCAGCGCCCTGAAGCTCGACCCGGCGACGTACCCCGTGTGGAAGCTCGACGTGGCCCTGCCCGCCGGGACCTCGTTCGAGTACAAGTACCTCCGCAAGGACGCGAGCGGCAACGTCACCTGGGAGAGCGGTGCCAACCGCACCGCCACCGTGCCGTCGTCCGGCAAGGTCACGCTGACCGCCGACGTCTGGCGCAGCTGA
- a CDS encoding ATP-binding protein, which yields MTQEITRTEHSAPTRQFTVLLSPTRRGARLARLLATAHLGHWGLPAEPAAHIVAELAANAIAHGRVPGRDFRLCLAVHRGALLRIEVTDARGERLPPAPEAVGLPAGEAESGRGLLIVGALADRWGTDAGPAPRKTVWAEVDLVR from the coding sequence GTGACCCAAGAAATCACCCGAACCGAACATTCCGCTCCGACACGGCAGTTCACGGTGCTGCTCTCTCCCACCCGCCGGGGGGCCAGGCTCGCCCGATTGCTCGCCACCGCCCATCTGGGCCACTGGGGGCTGCCCGCGGAACCGGCCGCCCACATCGTGGCCGAACTGGCCGCGAACGCCATCGCGCACGGCCGCGTACCGGGCCGGGACTTCAGGCTGTGTCTCGCGGTCCATCGCGGTGCGCTGCTGCGGATCGAGGTGACCGACGCGCGGGGCGAACGACTGCCTCCCGCGCCCGAGGCCGTCGGCCTGCCGGCCGGGGAGGCGGAGTCGGGGCGCGGCCTGCTGATCGTCGGGGCGCTCGCTGACCGCTGGGGCACCGATGCGGGGCCCGCCCCGCGCAAGACGGTGTGGGCCGAAGTCGACCTCGTGCGGTGA
- a CDS encoding helix-turn-helix domain-containing protein, with translation MSVEQVGTSGGGEGADEPGWEVDPDDESGAALVASVGRQIKAWRESAGMRAGEFGAAIGYGEDLVYKVEGGRRIPRPEFLDRADDVLGAGGKLAMLKRELAEVRYPKKIRELAKLEARAMELSAYGSHNLHGLVQTEEYARALFGMRRPAFTADEVERLVAARLARQSIFERSPAPELSFVQEEVTLRRHLGGRMVMRGQLERLLILGQLRNVEIQVMPTERDDHAGMGGEMQVLKFGDGSAVGRSEGDFGSRPVSDPKHLRIIELRCGIIRAQALTPRESLAFIEQVLGET, from the coding sequence ATGAGCGTGGAGCAGGTCGGTACGTCAGGCGGCGGCGAGGGAGCGGACGAACCGGGTTGGGAGGTCGACCCCGATGACGAGTCGGGAGCGGCGCTGGTCGCCTCCGTAGGCCGTCAGATCAAGGCCTGGCGGGAGTCGGCGGGCATGCGGGCCGGCGAGTTCGGGGCCGCGATCGGGTACGGCGAGGACCTGGTCTACAAGGTCGAGGGTGGCCGCCGCATCCCCCGGCCGGAGTTCCTGGACCGCGCGGACGACGTGCTGGGGGCGGGCGGGAAGCTCGCCATGCTGAAGCGGGAGTTGGCGGAGGTCCGGTATCCGAAGAAGATTCGGGAACTGGCGAAGCTGGAGGCCAGAGCGATGGAACTCTCGGCCTACGGCAGCCACAACCTCCATGGCCTTGTGCAGACGGAGGAGTACGCGCGGGCACTCTTCGGGATGCGCCGCCCGGCATTCACTGCGGACGAGGTGGAACGGCTCGTGGCCGCTCGCCTGGCCCGACAGTCGATTTTCGAGCGGTCACCCGCACCTGAGCTCAGTTTCGTGCAGGAAGAGGTGACGCTCCGGCGCCACCTCGGGGGCAGAATGGTGATGCGTGGCCAGCTTGAACGCCTCCTGATCCTGGGGCAGTTGCGGAACGTAGAAATCCAGGTCATGCCGACTGAACGCGATGACCACGCAGGTATGGGAGGGGAGATGCAGGTACTGAAATTCGGGGACGGCTCAGCCGTAGGACGCTCCGAGGGCGACTTCGGGAGCCGCCCGGTCTCCGACCCGAAGCATCTCCGAATCATCGAACTACGGTGTGGCATCATCCGGGCTCAGGCTCTCACGCCTCGGGAGTCGCTGGCCTTCATCGAGCAGGTGCTAGGAGAGACATGA
- a CDS encoding DUF397 domain-containing protein, translating into MTRKPSAGEYTELEWSKSSYSDSSNSNECVEVATTPGTVHVRDSKNARGPLLEFAPTTWDAFLTYASER; encoded by the coding sequence ATGACCCGCAAGCCCTCCGCCGGAGAGTACACGGAGCTGGAGTGGTCCAAGAGCAGCTACAGCGACAGCAGTAACAGCAATGAGTGCGTCGAGGTGGCGACCACGCCCGGAACCGTGCACGTGCGCGACTCCAAGAATGCCCGGGGCCCGCTTCTCGAGTTCGCCCCCACCACATGGGACGCCTTCCTGACCTACGCCTCGGAGCGCTGA
- a CDS encoding LacI family DNA-binding transcriptional regulator, giving the protein MVDGVTVPAPRTGPALRLADIAGQAAVSEATVSRVLNGKPGVADTTRQRVLAALDILGYERPVRLRQRSAGLIGLVTPELTNPIFPAFAQSVEQVLAGHGYTPVLCTQLPGGATEDELVEQLVERGVGGIVFLSGLHADTSADPARYAALSDRGVPFVLINGYNERISAPFVSPDDQAAVRMAVGHLAELGHRRIGLAIGPQRYVPSRRKRDGFVDAAAEVLGMGREEAELLVCSTLFSVEGGQVAAGALLDRGCTGIVCGSDLMALGVVRAARGRGLDVPRDVSVVGFDDSQLIAFTDPPLTTVRQPVQAMAAAAVGALLEEIGGSPVQRTEYVFQPELVVRGSTAAVRSA; this is encoded by the coding sequence GTGGTGGACGGTGTGACCGTCCCCGCACCCAGGACCGGCCCGGCGCTGCGGCTCGCCGACATCGCCGGACAGGCGGCAGTCAGCGAGGCCACCGTCAGCCGTGTCCTGAACGGGAAACCGGGCGTCGCGGACACCACGCGTCAGCGGGTGCTCGCGGCGCTCGACATCCTGGGCTACGAGCGCCCCGTACGGCTGCGGCAGCGCAGCGCCGGCCTGATCGGGCTGGTCACGCCCGAACTGACCAACCCGATCTTCCCGGCCTTCGCGCAGTCCGTGGAGCAGGTGCTCGCGGGGCACGGTTACACGCCTGTGCTCTGCACCCAGCTCCCCGGCGGCGCGACCGAGGACGAGCTCGTCGAACAGCTCGTGGAGCGAGGCGTCGGCGGGATCGTGTTCCTGTCCGGGCTGCACGCCGACACCTCGGCGGACCCGGCGAGGTACGCGGCGCTCAGCGACCGGGGCGTGCCGTTCGTCCTCATCAACGGCTACAACGAGCGCATCAGCGCCCCGTTCGTCTCGCCCGACGACCAGGCCGCCGTACGGATGGCCGTCGGGCACCTCGCCGAACTCGGTCACCGGCGGATCGGCCTGGCCATCGGGCCGCAGCGCTACGTGCCCTCCCGGCGCAAGCGCGACGGCTTCGTCGACGCGGCCGCAGAGGTGCTGGGGATGGGCCGGGAGGAGGCCGAACTCCTGGTCTGCTCCACGCTGTTCAGCGTCGAGGGCGGCCAGGTCGCGGCCGGGGCGCTGCTCGACCGCGGCTGCACGGGAATCGTGTGCGGCAGCGACCTGATGGCGCTCGGGGTCGTCAGGGCGGCCCGGGGGAGAGGACTCGACGTCCCGCGCGACGTCTCCGTCGTCGGCTTCGACGACTCCCAGCTCATCGCCTTCACCGACCCGCCCCTGACGACCGTGCGCCAGCCGGTGCAGGCGATGGCGGCGGCGGCCGTGGGCGCGCTGCTGGAGGAGATAGGCGGCAGCCCCGTGCAGCGCACGGAGTACGTGTTCCAGCCCGAGCTGGTGGTACGGGGGTCCACCGCGGCGGTGCGGAGCGCCTGA